Proteins encoded within one genomic window of Marinobacter halotolerans:
- the serS gene encoding serine--tRNA ligase: MLDPKRVRSQTEEIARQLKVKHFTFDRATFDQLEERRRALQVKTETLQGEQNRRSKSIGKAKAAGEDIQPLLDEVEQLKSERSAAEDELKVLQEELNGFLSAIPNVPDEAVQEGDSEDDNVEVRKWGEPRSFTFEPKDHVAIGEQLGGLDFETATRLAHSRFAVMRGPVARLHRALAQFMINLHTDEHGYTEAYLPYLVNADTLYGTGQLPKFEADLFKMEGDNPLYLIPTAEVPATNLVSDSILADDELPLKLVCHTPCFRSEAGSYGRDTRGMIRQHQFDKVELIQIVRPDESDAALEALTGHAEKVLQLLELPYRLMDLCGGDIGFAAARTFDLEVWLPGQGKYREISSCSNTRDFQARRMHARWRNPETKKPEPVHTLNGSGLAVGRALIAVLENYQQEDGSVLVPEVLKPYMGGMEKIQ, translated from the coding sequence ATGCTCGATCCCAAACGCGTCCGCTCGCAGACTGAAGAAATCGCCCGTCAGCTAAAGGTCAAACATTTCACCTTTGACCGGGCGACCTTTGATCAACTTGAAGAGCGCCGTCGCGCCCTTCAGGTAAAGACCGAAACCCTTCAGGGTGAGCAGAACCGTCGGTCCAAGTCGATTGGTAAGGCCAAGGCGGCGGGTGAGGATATCCAGCCGTTACTGGACGAGGTCGAGCAGTTGAAATCTGAGCGTTCGGCGGCAGAGGACGAGCTGAAAGTCCTTCAGGAGGAGCTGAACGGTTTCCTTTCGGCGATTCCCAATGTGCCTGATGAGGCCGTGCAGGAAGGGGACAGCGAAGACGACAACGTTGAAGTCCGTAAATGGGGTGAGCCCCGGTCCTTTACGTTTGAGCCGAAAGACCATGTGGCAATCGGCGAACAGCTCGGCGGACTGGATTTTGAAACCGCGACTCGTCTGGCCCATTCCCGGTTTGCGGTTATGCGCGGCCCTGTGGCCCGCCTGCACCGGGCCCTGGCCCAGTTCATGATCAACCTGCACACCGATGAGCACGGGTACACCGAGGCCTATTTGCCATACCTGGTAAACGCCGACACGCTCTATGGCACCGGGCAGCTTCCGAAGTTCGAGGCGGATCTGTTCAAGATGGAAGGCGATAACCCGCTTTACCTGATTCCGACAGCGGAAGTGCCCGCTACCAACCTGGTCAGCGATTCGATTCTGGCCGATGACGAACTGCCGTTGAAACTGGTGTGCCATACCCCCTGTTTCCGCAGTGAAGCCGGCTCCTACGGCCGGGATACCCGCGGTATGATCCGTCAGCACCAGTTCGACAAGGTGGAACTGATCCAGATCGTACGCCCGGATGAATCAGACGCAGCCCTTGAAGCCCTGACCGGCCATGCCGAGAAAGTACTGCAGCTTCTGGAACTTCCGTACCGCCTGATGGACCTGTGCGGTGGTGATATCGGCTTCGCCGCCGCCCGCACCTTTGACCTTGAGGTCTGGCTGCCGGGGCAGGGCAAGTACCGTGAAATCTCTTCCTGCTCCAATACCCGGGATTTCCAGGCACGGCGCATGCATGCCAGATGGCGTAATCCGGAAACCAAAAAGCCGGAGCCGGTCCACACTCTCAACGGGTCGGGACTGGCTGTGGGAAGAGCGCTTATTGCCGTGCTGGAAAACTACCAGCAGGAAGACGGCAGCGTTCTTGTACCTGAAGTTCTGAAACCCTATATGGGGGGCATGGAAAAGATCCAATGA
- a CDS encoding 3-deoxy-7-phosphoheptulonate synthase, whose protein sequence is MSGTKLENLNVASQERLITPEALKQELPLSEKAADTVEKGRQAIYDIMDGKDHRLFVVVGPCSIHDVDAAREYAQKLKKLADELSDTLLIVMRVYFEKPRTTVGWKGLINDPHLNDTFDIEQGLHIGRRLLLDISELGLPTATEALDPISPQYLQDTISWSAIGARTTESQTHREMSSGLSMAIGFKNGTDGSLDVAVNAMKSVSHPHSFLGINQQGQVAIIRTRGNNYGHVVLRGGGGKPNYDSVNVALCEQALEKAKLRQSIMVDCSHANSSKDPAIQPLVIQDIAHQILEGNQSIQGLMVESHLNWGNQSIPENLEDLKYGVSVTDACIDWETTEKALHEMRDKLKDVLPKRRG, encoded by the coding sequence ATGTCGGGCACCAAACTAGAGAATCTCAATGTGGCGAGTCAGGAACGATTGATCACCCCTGAAGCGCTCAAGCAGGAATTGCCGCTGTCGGAAAAAGCGGCAGACACCGTAGAAAAAGGCCGCCAAGCCATCTATGACATCATGGATGGCAAGGACCATCGTCTGTTTGTAGTGGTCGGCCCCTGCTCGATTCACGACGTCGATGCGGCCCGTGAGTACGCCCAGAAACTGAAAAAACTGGCCGACGAGCTGAGTGACACCCTGCTGATTGTCATGCGAGTCTACTTCGAAAAGCCCCGCACCACCGTGGGCTGGAAAGGGCTGATCAATGACCCGCACCTGAACGATACCTTTGATATCGAACAGGGCCTGCACATCGGCCGCAGACTGTTGTTGGACATTTCCGAGCTGGGTCTGCCTACGGCAACCGAAGCCCTGGATCCGATTTCACCACAGTACCTGCAGGACACCATCTCCTGGTCCGCCATTGGCGCCCGCACCACTGAATCCCAGACCCACCGGGAAATGAGCAGCGGCCTGTCCATGGCCATCGGTTTCAAGAACGGCACCGACGGCAGCCTGGACGTGGCGGTAAACGCCATGAAATCCGTGTCACACCCTCACAGTTTTCTCGGCATCAATCAGCAGGGCCAGGTGGCCATCATCCGTACCCGTGGCAACAACTACGGCCATGTGGTTCTGCGCGGCGGTGGCGGCAAGCCCAACTACGATTCGGTGAATGTGGCCCTGTGCGAACAGGCACTGGAGAAGGCGAAACTGCGCCAGTCCATCATGGTCGACTGCAGCCACGCCAATTCCAGCAAAGACCCGGCGATCCAGCCTTTGGTGATTCAGGACATTGCCCACCAGATTCTGGAAGGCAACCAGTCCATTCAGGGCCTGATGGTGGAAAGCCACCTGAACTGGGGCAACCAGTCGATTCCTGAAAATCTGGAGGACCTGAAGTATGGCGTGTCGGTTACTGACGCGTGCATCGACTGGGAAACCACAGAAAAAGCATTGCACGAGATGCGCGACAAGCTGAAAGACGTACTGCCCAAGCGCAGAGGTTAA
- a CDS encoding cell envelope integrity protein TolA, giving the protein MQQGRQNRPELLSLEQATKRIDDVLSGIRVPDLPYPVGKLDKDAISDWTPLLMSCWTEQRDEPVTHVLRSVSLTWSVRQINAAYVSDRIMDVFLKSSGLHPELARRIARLRFFLAWRMNLEGADVFSDTLLEWLDSLQDLRGWSNSGGRSAKILLDQLDSLTIEVSGCFEHGDKEPVMAFCRQWKEDAEKREQQTGRLRERLLKTEQGAARQRRAEHTARALIGRAMKGRQLPEPVVSFVMNTWFGLLKQIVWEEGLDGENWRHASKLLEWLVWIGDPTLSDRDRNRLYTVGEQIGDRIIDVWNRLNKEPLPEQALAGIQDVMVQRLRGETPELMSALPPPDRFSWDSAWLALEPVPESEYQEMKHTWYVEGEGAKEQRRFFLALLEDTREVLWTNGAGVRLGLQPWTRFKAEFENGHLRRLPPVRPFGEVLAETMTALSSVLHRQMVQRKKAAEDARQRAEKLRHEKEEAEKQRAEERAAKEAAIEKQRQEAEARRQADEEAEAERLRVEKEAAARTLVEGIKLGGWIVVENSESPTEPQRLKLAVRINASRKLVFVDRLGLNRREFLEDELIEEVVGGRVRVLGASAEFDDTLSRVVGRIRVGR; this is encoded by the coding sequence ATGCAGCAAGGCAGGCAGAACAGGCCCGAATTACTGTCGCTGGAACAGGCCACAAAACGGATTGACGACGTGCTTTCGGGTATCCGGGTTCCGGACCTTCCATACCCTGTCGGCAAGCTCGACAAAGACGCGATTAGCGACTGGACGCCCCTGTTGATGTCCTGCTGGACCGAACAGCGGGACGAGCCGGTGACGCATGTTCTACGATCGGTGTCCCTGACCTGGTCCGTGCGCCAGATCAACGCTGCTTATGTCTCCGACCGGATCATGGATGTATTCCTCAAGTCCAGCGGTCTTCACCCCGAGCTCGCCCGCCGCATTGCCCGCCTGCGTTTTTTCCTGGCCTGGCGGATGAACCTGGAAGGTGCGGACGTGTTCAGCGACACCTTACTGGAATGGCTCGACAGCCTTCAGGATCTCCGGGGCTGGAGTAACAGTGGCGGGCGCTCTGCAAAAATTCTCCTGGACCAGCTGGACTCGTTGACCATTGAAGTCTCCGGCTGTTTTGAGCACGGCGACAAGGAACCGGTGATGGCGTTCTGCCGTCAGTGGAAAGAAGACGCCGAAAAGCGTGAGCAACAGACCGGGCGGCTGCGGGAGCGGCTCTTGAAAACCGAGCAGGGGGCCGCCCGTCAGCGCCGGGCAGAGCACACGGCCCGTGCCCTGATTGGCCGGGCCATGAAAGGTCGGCAGTTGCCTGAGCCTGTGGTCAGCTTTGTGATGAACACCTGGTTCGGGCTGCTCAAACAGATTGTCTGGGAAGAAGGCCTGGATGGTGAGAACTGGCGCCACGCCAGCAAACTCCTCGAATGGCTGGTATGGATCGGCGACCCGACCCTGTCTGACAGGGACAGAAACCGGCTGTATACCGTGGGCGAACAGATCGGCGATCGCATTATTGATGTCTGGAACAGGCTTAATAAAGAGCCGCTTCCGGAGCAGGCCCTTGCCGGCATTCAGGATGTGATGGTTCAGCGGCTAAGGGGCGAAACACCTGAGCTGATGTCCGCCTTGCCCCCGCCAGACCGGTTTTCCTGGGATTCTGCCTGGCTGGCACTGGAGCCGGTACCGGAGTCGGAGTATCAGGAAATGAAGCACACCTGGTATGTCGAGGGCGAAGGGGCGAAAGAGCAAAGGCGCTTCTTTCTCGCGCTGCTTGAGGATACCCGTGAGGTGCTCTGGACCAATGGCGCTGGCGTCAGGCTCGGATTGCAGCCCTGGACCCGGTTCAAGGCCGAGTTTGAAAACGGCCACCTGCGCCGGCTTCCGCCGGTACGACCGTTCGGGGAAGTGCTCGCAGAAACGATGACTGCGCTTTCCAGCGTACTTCATCGGCAGATGGTGCAACGAAAAAAAGCCGCGGAAGACGCCCGCCAGCGTGCGGAAAAGCTCCGGCATGAAAAGGAAGAGGCGGAGAAACAGCGGGCGGAGGAACGCGCTGCCAAGGAAGCGGCTATAGAGAAGCAGCGCCAGGAAGCGGAAGCCCGTCGTCAGGCCGACGAGGAGGCAGAAGCCGAACGCCTGCGCGTGGAGAAAGAGGCTGCTGCCCGTACCCTTGTCGAAGGCATCAAACTTGGGGGCTGGATCGTTGTGGAAAACAGCGAGTCGCCAACAGAACCCCAGCGGCTGAAGCTGGCAGTCAGGATTAATGCCTCCCGAAAACTGGTGTTTGTGGATCGGCTGGGGCTGAACCGTCGGGAATTCCTGGAAGATGAATTGATCGAGGAGGTCGTCGGGGGCCGGGTTCGGGTGTTGGGCGCTTCCGCGGAATTTGACGACACCCTGTCACGGGTCGTGGGCCGAATTCGTGTCGGCCGGTAA
- a CDS encoding PilZ domain-containing protein, with the protein MSDIDYSFGNDEDGAPDIPGDNRSEYRLTGSAQVTLELESSEPENDDNAAESAGRTLVSKTRDLSAQGFCLTTREPLTENALLTAWVRLDSEPEAFQLTVDVVWCRPTSAGQWLVGLRILESDDTSYLEWVEAVASAMSEN; encoded by the coding sequence ATGAGCGATATCGATTACAGCTTTGGCAATGATGAGGATGGGGCACCCGACATACCCGGGGACAACCGCTCTGAATACCGCTTGACTGGAAGCGCACAGGTGACGCTGGAGCTGGAATCTTCAGAGCCTGAGAACGACGATAACGCAGCGGAGTCGGCAGGCCGGACGCTGGTTTCGAAAACCCGCGATCTGTCTGCCCAGGGGTTTTGTCTCACCACGCGGGAACCACTAACGGAGAATGCGTTGCTTACCGCCTGGGTCCGGCTCGATAGCGAGCCGGAGGCGTTTCAGTTGACCGTGGATGTCGTCTGGTGCCGTCCGACGTCGGCAGGCCAGTGGCTGGTAGGCCTGCGTATTCTGGAGTCGGACGACACCTCGTACCTCGAATGGGTCGAGGCCGTGGCGAGCGCTATGTCGGAAAACTGA
- a CDS encoding enoyl-ACP reductase FabI, producing the protein MGLLSGKRALIVGVASKLSIAHGIAEAFHQQGAELAFTYQNEKLKPRVAQFAEGWGSNLIFPCDVASDEEIENVFTELNKHWDKIDIIVHSVGFAPGDELNGNFVDVTTREGFRIAHDISSYSFVALAKAARGMMHENSALLTLSYLGAEKVLQNYNVMGLAKASLESNVRYMAGSLGRDGIRVNAISAGPIKTLAASGIKSFRKMLAENARRAPLRRNVTTEEVGNAAAFLCSDMASGITGEIMYVDGGFNITGMGELED; encoded by the coding sequence ATGGGATTACTCAGTGGTAAACGGGCCCTGATTGTCGGCGTCGCCAGCAAACTTTCCATTGCCCACGGCATCGCCGAAGCATTCCATCAGCAAGGCGCTGAACTGGCATTCACTTACCAGAATGAAAAGCTTAAACCCCGGGTTGCGCAGTTTGCCGAGGGCTGGGGTAGCAATCTGATTTTCCCCTGCGATGTGGCTAGTGACGAGGAAATCGAGAACGTATTTACCGAGCTGAACAAGCACTGGGACAAGATCGATATTATCGTGCACTCGGTCGGTTTTGCGCCGGGCGACGAACTGAACGGCAATTTTGTCGACGTCACCACCCGGGAAGGCTTCCGCATTGCTCACGACATCAGCTCCTATAGCTTTGTCGCGTTGGCCAAGGCGGCCCGAGGCATGATGCACGAAAACAGCGCCCTTCTTACCCTGAGTTACCTGGGTGCCGAAAAAGTACTTCAGAACTATAACGTGATGGGTCTGGCCAAGGCATCACTGGAATCCAACGTGCGATACATGGCGGGCAGCCTGGGCCGGGACGGCATCCGGGTGAATGCCATTTCTGCCGGGCCGATCAAAACCCTGGCAGCGTCCGGTATCAAGAGCTTCCGGAAAATGCTTGCGGAAAACGCCAGGCGGGCGCCCCTGCGGCGGAATGTGACCACCGAAGAAGTGGGCAATGCAGCTGCCTTCCTGTGCTCGGATATGGCAAGTGGCATCACCGGTGAAATCATGTACGTCGATGGCGGGTTCAATATTACCGGTATGGGTGAACTGGAGGACTGA
- a CDS encoding ABC transporter ATP-binding protein — protein sequence MSTLLEINDLSLTFDGAAPAVDGLSLSISEGQTLALVGESGSGKSVSALSILRLLDERHVRYPSGSILFRGENMLSISDKRLRQIRGRKISMIFQEPMTSLNPLHTVEKQIAETLALHRGLRDAEARKRCIELLELVGIPNPEERLSSYPHQLSGGQKQRVMIAMALANEPDLLIADEPTTALDVTVQKQVLELLRDLQNKLGMAILLITHDLSIVRRYADQVVVMEQGKVVETAPTETLFQNPEHPYTRKLLDAEPPASPSAVRVQDTPLLEVSGLDVRFVIRRSLFGRPKTWFQAVDQADFSLNRGETLGIVGESGSGKTTIGHALLKLTGSTGSIRLGGRELGPLTQKEFRPYRRQIQIVFQDPFGSLSPRMSVAEIVREGLEIHSPATADEQDGRVIQALRDVGLDPDARHRYPHEFSGGQRQRIAIARALVLQPELIVLDEPTSALDRTVQKQVIHLLRDLQEKYGLSYVFISHDLAVVRALSHRLMVLKNGSIVEYGDAASIFQDPRDDYTRELLNASMFYS from the coding sequence ATGTCGACCTTGCTGGAAATCAACGATCTTTCACTGACCTTTGACGGGGCGGCCCCGGCGGTGGACGGTCTTTCCCTGTCCATCAGTGAAGGCCAGACGCTGGCACTGGTGGGCGAAAGCGGCTCTGGCAAATCAGTGTCGGCTCTGTCGATTCTCCGCCTGCTGGACGAGCGCCATGTGCGCTATCCCTCCGGCAGCATCCTTTTCCGCGGCGAGAATATGCTGAGCATCAGCGACAAGCGTCTGCGCCAGATCCGCGGCCGGAAAATAAGCATGATCTTTCAGGAACCCATGACCTCCCTGAACCCGTTACACACGGTGGAGAAGCAGATTGCGGAAACCCTGGCGCTACATCGGGGGCTCCGGGATGCCGAGGCCCGCAAACGCTGCATTGAACTGCTTGAACTGGTAGGCATACCGAATCCGGAAGAGCGCCTGTCCAGCTACCCGCACCAACTGTCCGGTGGCCAGAAGCAACGGGTAATGATTGCCATGGCGTTGGCCAATGAGCCAGACCTGCTGATTGCCGATGAGCCCACCACGGCTCTGGATGTGACGGTGCAGAAGCAGGTGCTGGAACTACTCAGAGACCTGCAGAATAAGCTGGGCATGGCCATTCTGTTAATCACCCACGATCTCTCCATTGTGCGGCGCTACGCGGACCAGGTGGTGGTTATGGAACAGGGCAAAGTGGTTGAAACGGCACCAACGGAAACCCTGTTTCAGAACCCGGAACACCCCTACACCCGCAAACTGCTGGACGCGGAGCCGCCCGCCTCGCCCTCAGCCGTGCGGGTTCAGGACACACCCCTGCTTGAAGTATCCGGCCTGGACGTTCGGTTCGTCATCCGGCGATCACTATTCGGCCGGCCAAAAACCTGGTTCCAGGCAGTCGACCAGGCCGATTTCTCCCTCAACCGTGGGGAAACACTGGGCATCGTCGGGGAAAGCGGCAGCGGGAAAACCACCATAGGCCACGCCCTGCTTAAGCTAACCGGCAGCACCGGCTCCATCCGGCTTGGCGGGCGGGAACTGGGGCCTCTGACCCAGAAGGAGTTCCGTCCCTATCGGCGGCAGATTCAGATTGTCTTCCAGGACCCCTTCGGGAGTCTCAGCCCACGAATGTCGGTTGCCGAGATTGTGCGGGAAGGCCTTGAGATTCATTCACCAGCGACCGCCGACGAGCAGGATGGCCGAGTCATCCAGGCACTGCGGGACGTTGGCCTGGACCCGGACGCCCGGCACCGCTACCCCCACGAGTTCTCCGGCGGCCAGCGCCAGCGTATCGCCATTGCCCGGGCGCTGGTGCTTCAACCGGAACTGATTGTTCTGGATGAGCCCACCTCTGCCCTGGACCGAACCGTCCAGAAGCAGGTGATTCATCTGCTGCGGGATCTGCAGGAAAAATATGGTCTAAGCTATGTGTTCATCAGCCACGATCTGGCCGTGGTACGGGCGCTCAGTCACCGCCTTATGGTGCTGAAGAACGGTAGCATTGTGGAATACGGCGATGCCGCCAGCATATTTCAGGATCCCCGGGACGACTACACCCGGGAACTGCTGAATGCGTCGATGTTCTACAGCTGA
- a CDS encoding ABC transporter permease: MTLTPIQQRRLRNFRRNRRGFWALWIFLALFGLSLCAELIANDKPLAISYQGELYFPVFETVSDETFGGFLPTEADYRDDFVAEEIKANGWMLWPPIPFSYNTTNYKLDVPSPAPPSPVNWLGTDDQGRDVAARVIYGFRISVLFGLTLTFFSCIIGVAVGAIQGFYGGKVDLLGQRFIEIWSGLPVLYLLIILSSIVQPNFWWLLGIMLLFSWMGLVDVVRAEFLRARNFEYVKAARALGLGNGKIMFRHILPNAMVATLTFLPFILTGAITGLTSLDFLGFGLPSGSPSLGELIAQGKANLHAPWLGISAFVTLAVMLTLLVFVGEAVRDAFDPRKN, from the coding sequence ATGACCCTCACCCCGATCCAGCAACGCCGCCTTCGCAACTTCCGCAGGAACCGCCGGGGGTTCTGGGCGTTATGGATATTTCTGGCGCTCTTCGGCCTGTCCCTTTGCGCTGAACTGATTGCCAATGACAAGCCACTGGCCATTTCCTACCAGGGGGAACTTTACTTCCCGGTGTTCGAAACGGTGTCCGATGAAACCTTTGGCGGCTTCCTGCCGACGGAGGCGGACTACCGGGACGATTTTGTGGCCGAGGAGATCAAGGCAAACGGCTGGATGCTCTGGCCCCCCATCCCGTTCAGTTACAACACCACCAACTACAAACTGGATGTACCCTCCCCTGCGCCGCCCAGCCCGGTGAACTGGCTCGGCACTGACGACCAGGGGCGCGACGTGGCCGCCAGAGTAATCTATGGTTTCCGCATTTCCGTGCTGTTCGGTCTGACTCTGACCTTTTTCAGCTGCATTATCGGCGTGGCAGTGGGCGCCATTCAGGGCTTCTACGGCGGCAAAGTGGACCTGCTCGGCCAGCGCTTTATCGAGATCTGGTCCGGCCTGCCGGTGCTCTATCTGCTGATCATTCTGTCCAGTATCGTGCAGCCGAATTTCTGGTGGCTGCTGGGCATTATGCTGCTGTTCAGTTGGATGGGGCTGGTTGATGTAGTTCGAGCCGAATTTCTGCGGGCCCGTAATTTCGAGTACGTCAAAGCGGCCCGCGCGCTGGGGCTGGGCAACGGCAAGATCATGTTCCGGCATATCCTGCCCAACGCCATGGTGGCCACCCTGACCTTTCTGCCGTTTATTCTGACCGGCGCGATCACCGGGCTCACCTCCCTGGATTTCCTGGGCTTCGGGCTACCCTCGGGCTCGCCTTCACTCGGCGAACTGATTGCCCAGGGCAAGGCCAACCTGCACGCGCCCTGGCTGGGTATCTCCGCGTTCGTGACCCTGGCCGTGATGCTGACCCTGCTTGTTTTTGTTGGGGAAGCCGTCCGTGATGCATTCGACCCGAGAAAGAACTGA
- a CDS encoding microcin C ABC transporter permease YejB, whose protein sequence is MGSYILRRLALIIPTLLGIMLLNFLIVQAAPGGPVEQMIAEIEGFGSGALDRASGGGSGGEVSGGGDSRASQGLPPELLEEIRVMYGFDKPPHERFLKMIGDYATFDFGESFYRQQTVTELIVDKMPVSISLGLWSTLIIYLISIPLGVRKAVTDGSRFDVWTSTAIVIGYAIPGFLFAILLIVLFAGGSYLDWFPLRGLTSSDFDQMTWYQQVGDYFWHLALPVTANVIGGFATLTLLTKNSFLDEISKQYVVTARAKGLEEKQVLYGHVFRNAMLIVIASLPGVLVSLFFTGSLLIEVIFSLDGLGLLGFEAALNRDYPVVFGTLYIFTLMGLVLKLISDITYVLVDPRIDFESREGA, encoded by the coding sequence ATGGGCAGCTACATTCTCAGACGCCTGGCACTGATCATTCCCACTTTGCTGGGGATCATGCTGCTGAACTTCCTTATTGTTCAGGCCGCACCTGGCGGCCCTGTTGAGCAGATGATTGCTGAAATCGAGGGGTTTGGCAGTGGCGCTCTGGACCGGGCCAGCGGGGGCGGTTCCGGCGGAGAAGTATCTGGCGGAGGTGACAGCCGCGCCTCGCAGGGGCTTCCGCCCGAACTGCTGGAAGAAATCAGGGTCATGTACGGCTTTGACAAGCCGCCCCACGAACGCTTTCTAAAAATGATAGGGGACTACGCCACCTTCGATTTTGGCGAGTCTTTCTATCGGCAGCAGACCGTCACCGAACTGATTGTCGACAAGATGCCCGTTTCCATTTCCCTAGGGCTCTGGTCAACGCTGATCATCTATCTGATTTCCATTCCATTGGGCGTTCGCAAAGCGGTCACCGACGGCTCCCGCTTTGATGTCTGGACCAGTACGGCGATTGTCATCGGCTATGCCATCCCCGGCTTCCTGTTTGCCATTCTGCTGATCGTGCTGTTTGCCGGTGGCAGCTACCTTGACTGGTTCCCGCTTCGTGGCCTGACCTCCTCCGATTTCGATCAGATGACCTGGTACCAGCAGGTCGGCGACTACTTCTGGCACCTGGCGCTGCCGGTCACCGCCAATGTCATCGGCGGCTTTGCCACCCTCACCCTGCTGACCAAGAACTCGTTTCTGGACGAGATCAGCAAACAGTACGTGGTGACGGCCAGGGCCAAGGGCCTTGAGGAAAAACAGGTGTTATACGGCCATGTGTTCCGCAACGCCATGCTGATTGTGATCGCCAGCCTGCCGGGCGTGCTGGTGTCGCTGTTCTTTACCGGCTCGCTGCTGATCGAGGTGATTTTCTCCCTCGACGGCCTTGGGTTGTTGGGCTTTGAAGCTGCCCTCAACCGGGATTATCCGGTGGTCTTCGGCACGCTCTATATCTTCACCCTGATGGGGCTCGTGCTGAAACTGATCAGCGACATCACCTATGTGCTGGTCGACCCGCGCATCGATTTTGAAAGCCGGGAGGGTGCATGA